The following proteins are co-located in the Deltaproteobacteria bacterium genome:
- a CDS encoding MAPEG family protein, which produces MSVAIVCTALLGLLVFALGFAVSATRGSTGTNFGYKPDPADRLYKLVRAHGNATEYCPMMAILILLIGAHQPSTWMIWTFVAATALRYCHAAGMILSPTLDKPYPLRFVGALGTYLAGFALVVAALMA; this is translated from the coding sequence ATGAGTGTTGCCATCGTCTGTACCGCGCTGCTTGGTCTGCTGGTGTTTGCCCTCGGCTTCGCCGTGTCGGCGACGCGCGGCTCAACCGGCACCAACTTCGGTTACAAGCCCGACCCTGCCGACCGGCTCTACAAACTCGTCCGCGCGCACGGCAACGCGACCGAGTACTGCCCGATGATGGCGATCCTGATTCTCCTCATCGGCGCGCACCAGCCGTCGACGTGGATGATATGGACGTTCGTCGCAGCCACCGCACTGCGCTACTGCCACGCGGCGGGGATGATCCTGTCTCCCACGCTGGACAAACCCTACCCGTTACGCTTCGTCGGCGCGCTCGGGACCTACCTTGCCGGCTTCGCACTCGTCGTTGCGGCACTCATGGCGTGA
- a CDS encoding family 1 glycosylhydrolase has product MSSQTQSDWTPLLPREPLTIPPDFIWGVASSAFQSEGGEVPNDWVAAARAGRVPGNPGNGFWNCFADDFAQVAALGVRHYRLSVEWSRVEPERRRYDEVALDRYRTMCDAAVAAGLTPWVNLFHFTHPLWVAESGGLQNAANRDAFVRYVDRVARALSGHARHFHTQNESMVYVLASYFLGENPPFVRDPAIAYEMARHVLWLHASSYAVLHEIVADVTVATIEVYLPLIAETAAFAPAVELFDRWYHGALLQGLASGIIDLPGRDPETVPALRGAVDLYGFNYYSASSLGPNGVGTYAEHATAPTDTMGRKVCPEFLERGLTRVAAALPGVPLVVTENGCPTRDEAFRIRYLAAHLAALLRARDGGVDVRGYFHWTAVDNYEWHHGFSDARFGLIGFDPVTLRRQVKDSGRWLARVIACGRLDPSDWPS; this is encoded by the coding sequence ATGAGCAGCCAGACCCAGAGCGACTGGACTCCGCTGCTGCCGCGCGAGCCGCTGACCATCCCTCCCGATTTCATATGGGGCGTCGCGTCGTCCGCGTTTCAATCGGAGGGCGGCGAAGTCCCGAACGACTGGGTCGCAGCTGCGCGCGCGGGACGCGTCCCGGGGAATCCTGGCAACGGCTTCTGGAATTGCTTCGCCGACGACTTTGCGCAGGTCGCGGCGCTCGGTGTTCGTCACTATCGGCTTTCAGTCGAGTGGAGCCGCGTCGAGCCCGAACGTAGACGCTACGATGAAGTCGCGCTCGACCGTTACCGCACCATGTGCGACGCCGCTGTCGCGGCTGGACTCACGCCGTGGGTCAATCTGTTTCATTTCACGCATCCGCTTTGGGTTGCTGAATCGGGCGGGTTGCAGAACGCAGCCAATCGCGACGCGTTCGTTCGCTACGTCGACCGCGTCGCCCGCGCACTCAGCGGGCACGCGCGACACTTCCATACACAGAACGAGTCGATGGTGTACGTGCTGGCGTCATACTTCTTGGGCGAGAACCCGCCGTTCGTGCGCGATCCCGCCATCGCCTACGAGATGGCGCGCCACGTCCTGTGGCTGCACGCCAGCAGTTACGCCGTGCTCCATGAGATCGTAGCCGACGTGACGGTGGCTACGATCGAAGTTTATTTGCCGTTGATCGCCGAGACCGCGGCGTTTGCGCCCGCCGTGGAACTCTTCGACCGGTGGTACCACGGTGCGCTGTTGCAGGGGCTCGCCTCGGGCATCATTGACCTTCCGGGACGAGATCCAGAGACGGTCCCCGCCTTGCGCGGCGCCGTCGACCTCTACGGCTTCAACTACTATTCGGCATCGTCGCTGGGCCCAAACGGAGTTGGGACATATGCCGAGCATGCCACCGCTCCGACCGACACGATGGGACGAAAGGTCTGCCCCGAATTCCTGGAGCGCGGGCTGACGCGCGTGGCCGCCGCCCTTCCCGGCGTGCCGCTCGTCGTCACCGAGAACGGCTGCCCAACTCGCGACGAAGCCTTCCGCATCCGCTACCTCGCCGCGCACCTGGCGGCTCTGCTCCGCGCGCGTGACGGCGGCGTCGACGTTCGCGGCTACTTCCACTGGACCGCGGTCGACAACTACGAATGGCATCACGGTTTCAGTGACGCCCGCTTCGGCCTCATCGGCTTCGATCCGGTCACGCTGCGGCGTCAAGTGAAGGACTCTGGCCGTTGGCTGGCGCGCGTGATCGCATGCGGCCGACTCGACCCCAGCGACTGGCCGAGTTGA
- a CDS encoding chalcone isomerase family protein has translation MQTTGFGTGVSCSRRRLAARIGTFIAAALIASASRFSRAAEIEGVTFSDRVETHGTVLRLNCTGLLRYMVVIKGYVAALYLAPGEQPDEVLSDLSKRLEINYFYAIKGLDFTEATDRGIAANVDAATAARLRPRIDQLNALYEDVRPGDRYSLTYVPGAGTELALNGTPKGTIAGADFAAALFAIWLGPHALDDSLKSQLLHCS, from the coding sequence ATGCAGACCACGGGATTTGGAACCGGCGTCTCGTGCTCCCGTCGGCGCCTGGCCGCGCGCATCGGCACCTTCATCGCTGCTGCGTTGATCGCAAGCGCATCACGCTTCAGCCGCGCGGCCGAGATCGAAGGCGTGACCTTCAGCGATCGCGTCGAGACGCACGGCACCGTGCTGCGGCTCAACTGCACCGGCTTGTTGCGCTACATGGTTGTCATCAAGGGCTACGTGGCGGCACTTTATCTGGCACCAGGCGAGCAGCCCGACGAAGTGTTGTCGGACCTCTCCAAGCGACTTGAGATCAACTACTTCTACGCAATCAAAGGCCTCGACTTCACCGAGGCAACGGATCGCGGGATCGCCGCCAACGTGGATGCCGCGACGGCTGCACGCTTGCGGCCGCGCATCGATCAATTGAACGCGCTCTACGAGGACGTGCGACCGGGCGACCGCTATTCGCTCACCTATGTGCCGGGAGCCGGTACGGAACTCGCGCTCAATGGAACGCCGAAGGGCACGATCGCGGGCGCCGACTTCGCTGCGGCGCTGTTTGCAATCTGGCTTGGGCCACATGCACTCGACGACTCGCTGAAGTCGCAGCTCCTTCATTGCTCCTGA
- a CDS encoding DUF2878 domain-containing protein → MVRLINFGAFYLGWFACVVGAARGLPLAGPAVVVALIAVHLLLAPHRVGELRLIAAVGALGFLIDSVQAALGVFTFAGQPGVWLCPLWLASLWLIFATTLNGSMNWLTGRYALGAALGAISGPLSYCAAVRIGVIEFPSMAMSVTALAVVWALTVPTLLLLRDRITLPPAVALPVR, encoded by the coding sequence ATGGTCCGTTTGATCAATTTCGGAGCCTTCTATCTTGGTTGGTTCGCCTGCGTCGTGGGCGCCGCGCGCGGCTTGCCCTTGGCGGGACCGGCGGTCGTGGTGGCGTTGATCGCCGTGCACCTGCTGTTGGCACCGCATCGTGTCGGCGAGTTGCGTCTGATCGCGGCCGTCGGCGCGCTCGGTTTTTTGATCGACAGCGTGCAAGCCGCATTGGGTGTCTTCACCTTCGCCGGTCAGCCCGGAGTCTGGCTCTGTCCCCTGTGGCTAGCGTCGCTGTGGCTGATCTTCGCGACGACGCTGAACGGTTCGATGAATTGGTTGACAGGTCGCTATGCGCTCGGCGCCGCACTCGGTGCGATCAGCGGCCCGCTGAGCTACTGCGCGGCGGTCCGGATCGGCGTGATCGAATTTCCGAGCATGGCCATGAGTGTGACCGCGCTCGCAGTGGTGTGGGCACTGACGGTGCCGACGCTCTTGTTGCTGCGTGATCGGATCACGCTGCCACCCGCCGTGGCGCTACCGGTACGGTGA
- a CDS encoding matrixin family metalloprotease, with amino-acid sequence MRVRLGWLFGCSISLLLISARTKATTFVLQDESELAAQSVAVVTGTVSGIEAAANDATGGVQTYVHLTPSAIVAGSLPAGELVLREAGGELPGRSERLYGSPQYHVGERVLVFVSQNVDGTLRTTSMAMGKYTLHAGRRQRLVRRSYGSGVTVLDRHTGHVETNPQPETLELDEVIARIARRGPSASSAYGPAIVMQPAELTQRVRQQQLSAFTFLGTPARWFEPDAGQVVAFQIDRTGDMAIGPADSRMALNQAFAAWSTVAGTNLQLGDGGLMDPMPLAGCGGGSRLIFNDPYNEVTDPVNCGGVLAVGSYCSSWETTEVSGTTFHKIVTGKVMFNNGWENCPFWTTCNLAEVATHELGHAIGLGHATDSSATMAATAHFDGRCAGLGSDDIAAVTFMYPDRAPAVIAATPTPTPVTSSSGATSSTPTPTATALVVRTPTPAGARFATRTTTSIPTRTPTRGSIRRPTRTPTRRPTRTPTRRPTRTPTRRPTRTPTAPADTAPGLAVDQNAITAFINSLAHLIRQSVRP; translated from the coding sequence ATGCGTGTGCGGTTGGGTTGGCTTTTCGGGTGCTCCATCAGTCTGCTCCTCATCTCTGCGCGGACGAAGGCGACGACGTTCGTGCTGCAAGACGAGAGCGAGCTGGCGGCGCAATCAGTGGCCGTGGTGACCGGCACGGTGAGCGGGATCGAAGCCGCGGCGAATGACGCCACCGGCGGCGTGCAGACCTACGTGCATCTGACGCCGAGCGCGATCGTCGCGGGCAGTCTGCCCGCAGGCGAATTGGTGCTCCGCGAGGCGGGGGGAGAACTGCCGGGTCGCAGCGAACGCCTTTACGGCAGCCCGCAGTACCACGTCGGGGAGCGGGTGCTGGTGTTCGTCAGTCAAAACGTCGATGGCACCTTGCGCACTACCAGTATGGCGATGGGCAAGTACACGCTCCACGCCGGCAGACGCCAGCGCTTGGTGCGCCGGTCATATGGCAGCGGCGTGACCGTGCTCGATCGTCACACGGGGCACGTCGAAACCAACCCGCAACCCGAGACGCTTGAGTTGGACGAAGTGATTGCCCGCATTGCCCGCCGCGGGCCGTCGGCAAGCAGCGCGTACGGCCCGGCAATCGTCATGCAGCCGGCGGAACTCACGCAGCGCGTACGCCAGCAACAGCTCAGCGCGTTCACGTTTCTGGGCACGCCGGCGCGCTGGTTCGAGCCGGATGCGGGGCAGGTGGTGGCGTTTCAGATCGATCGCACCGGCGATATGGCGATCGGCCCCGCCGACTCGCGCATGGCGCTGAACCAAGCGTTCGCGGCGTGGTCGACTGTGGCGGGAACGAATCTGCAGCTCGGAGACGGCGGGTTGATGGACCCGATGCCGCTCGCGGGGTGTGGGGGCGGCAGCCGACTGATCTTCAACGACCCGTACAACGAAGTCACCGACCCGGTGAACTGCGGGGGCGTCCTGGCGGTGGGCAGCTACTGCAGTTCATGGGAGACCACCGAGGTCAGCGGCACGACGTTTCACAAGATCGTGACCGGGAAGGTGATGTTCAACAACGGGTGGGAGAACTGTCCATTCTGGACCACGTGCAATCTGGCGGAAGTGGCCACGCATGAATTGGGGCACGCCATCGGCTTGGGGCACGCCACCGATAGCAGTGCCACAATGGCGGCCACCGCACACTTCGACGGCCGCTGCGCCGGCCTGGGTAGCGACGACATCGCCGCGGTTACCTTCATGTATCCCGACCGCGCGCCAGCGGTGATTGCCGCCACTCCAACCCCAACCCCGGTGACCTCCAGCAGCGGCGCTACCTCGTCGACCCCGACCCCAACGGCGACCGCGTTGGTGGTGCGCACACCCACGCCAGCCGGAGCGCGGTTTGCCACGCGAACGACAACCAGCATACCCACGCGCACCCCAACCCGCGGTAGCATCCGCCGGCCGACACGCACACCAACGCGGCGGCCAACACGCACGCCAACGCGACGACCCACGCGGACGCCAACGCGTCGACCCACCCGGACACCCACGGCTCCGGCCGATACGGCGCCTGGTTTGGCGGTTGATCAGAACGCCATCACCGCGTTTATCAATAGCCTGGCCCACCTCATTCGCCAGTCGGTCCGCCCATAG